A window of Mobiluncus massiliensis genomic DNA:
GTGCTAGGGCAGCGGTGTGGGCGACTTTGTTGAACTCCCTGAACCTATTGGTGGCTTTGGGGCTGACGGCGTTGGTGTTCCAAGACGGCTGGGGCGCGTTCCTGCCCAAACTGGCACGTTCCGGAGGTGTCGACCCTAACGTAGCAGTGTTGCTGGCGGGTTTCGGTTTCGCGCTATCCCTGGATTACCAGTTCTATGCCATGAATAGAGCGAAACAGCATCTGCCGGAGGAACTGGCGGAACTGGACGATGACCCGCTGCTGAACGAGTTGACCCAAACCCGCGGTGCACTGTGGACACGCTCTGTCATCCACCTGGCGATTTTCCTGGCTTTCCTGCCAATGAACGCCATGCCCGTGAAACAGTCGGCTTTTTCCCTGGTTATCGTGGTGCTGCTCAATGTGCTGTTCAGCCGCCTGTTTCTCTCTCCCCTCCTGGAGCCCTACCCGGATCAAAAACCGCAAGACCCCGGTTTGGTGTGGGAAGACGACCTTCCGAATCTGGCCGATTCCGACACGGCGGACGACTCAACCGCACTTGCACGCGATCAGCACAGCGACACCGCCGAGAGCGCCGGCGAGTAACCTACTGCAAGAAATCAACCGGACCGGCTCCCTCTCGGGTTACCACCGGAACGTCGTCCTCCATATTGATAACGGTAGTGGCCTGGTCCGAACCAATCGGCGCATCGACGATAATATCCAGCAGGTGCCCCAGCTTGGCGATGACCTCGACCGGATCGCTCAGTGGTTCCGTGTCGCCGGGCAGCAGCAGGGTGCAGGATAAGATAGCCTCCCCCAAGGCTTCTACCAGCGATAAGGCGACCTTGTGCGCGGGAATCCGCACGCCGACGGTGTGCTTCTTTTTGTTCAGCGTGGCGCGCGGAACTTCCTTGGTACCTTTCAAGATAAACGTGTACGGCCCCGGAGTCAGCGATTTAATCAGCCGGTACTGGGAATTCGACACCATCACCAGCTGACCCAGCTGGGCGAAATCGTGGCACACCAGCGTGAAATGGTGCTTATCATCGAGCTGGCGGATTTTCCGGATGCGTTCCAGGCCAGCCCCGTTGGCCAAAGCACAGCCTAGCGCGTATCCCGAATCAGTCGGATACGCCATTATGCCGCCGTCCTGGATAATTTCCACAATCTGGTTCAACGAACGAGTCTGCGGATTTTCCGGGTGCAGTTCAAAAATTTTTGCGCTCATAATTTCCCCCTTGATGAAAACCTGCCAATTATTCCATCTATTGTAGAGGGGACAGTTGGCAGTTGAGAGACAACTCGCGGTGATTCTCCTCAGAAGTAGCTTTTACAGCGTTTTTTCGCTGTCCTCGGCTTCCTCAGCGTCCTCGGCATCTTCGTCATCTTCGGGCACGTAGTCCACGCCGGTTTCTTTGCGCTGTTCGTCCGTAATCGGGGCGGGCGCGCCGGTGAGCGGATCTAAGCCGTCGCCAGCCTTCGGGAAGGCAATAACATCGCGAATCGACGGGGAACCCGTCAGCATTCCGGCAATGCGATCCCACCCCAGAGCCAGACCGCCATGCGGCGGAGCGCCGTACTTGAAAGCGTCGAGCAGGAATCCGAAGCGCGCCTGCGCCTCCTCCTGCGAAAAGCCCATCACCTTGAACACCCGTTCCTGAACATCGCGGCGATGGATACGGATGGAGCCACCGCCGAGTTCCACCCCGTTGCACACGATGTCATACGCGTACGCCAAGGCATTGCCGGGGTCGGTATCGAAGGTATCGAGACATTCCGGTTTCGGCGAAGTAAAAGCGTGGTGTACGGCGGTCCAAGCGGAGTGGCCCAGCGCCACGTCGCCTTCCGCTACTGCCTCGCCGGAGGGCTTGAACAGCGGCGCGTCGACCACCCAAGTGAAGGCCCACGCCTTTTCATCGATGAGGTCGCAACGCTTCCCAATCTCCAGGCGAGCTGCCCCCAGCAACGTTTGCGAAGCGGTCTTGTCCCCGGCGGCAAAGAAAATGCAGTCCCCCGGCTGGGCTCCGGTGGCAGCAGCCAGACCGGCCTTTTCCGCGTCAGAAATATTTTTGGCTACCGGACCGCCTGCGGCACCTTGTTCGTCCAAGGTCACGTAGGCCAGACCCTTCGCGCCGCGGGCTTTCGCCCATTCCTGCCACTTGTCAAAAGTACGGCGTGGCTGGGAACCGCCGCCGGGCATGACCACTGCCCCCACGTAGGGCGCTTGGAAAATCTTAAACGGAGTATCTTTAAAGAATTCGGTCAAATCAACGAGCTCATACCCGAAACGCAAATCCGGTTTATCCGAACCGAAACGATCCATGGCTTCCTGGAAAGGCATCCGCGGAATCGGAGTGGTCAGGTCATAGCCGATAACTTTCCAAATCTCTTTCAGCAGGTGTTCGGTTACCTCGATGACATCGTCTTGGTCGACGAAACTCATTTCCAGATCGAGCTGGGTAAATTCGGGTTGGCGATCGGCGCGGGAATCTTCGTCACGGTAGCAGCGAGCCAACTGGAAGTAGCGTTCCATACCGCCGACCATCAGCAGCTGTTTAAACAGCTGGGGCGACTGCGGCAAGGCGTACCACGAACCGGGCCGAATCCGCGCCGGAACCACGAAGTCGCGCGCCCCTTCCGGGGTGGAACGCGTCAAAGTTGGGGTTTCAATCTCAATAAATTCGTGTTCTTCCATAACCCGCCGGGCAATCTGAGAAATCCGCGAGCGCAGCACCAGATTGTCGTGCAGCTGACGGCGGCGCAGATCGACGAAACGGTAACGCAACCGGATATCCTCACCGACATTAGAGTCCTCGGCGTGTTCAGAAACTTGGAAAGGCAGCGTCGCGCAGGAGTTCAAAATCTCGACATCATCGGCCATAACCTCGATATCGCCGGTGACGATTTCGGGGTTTTCGTTGCCTTCGGGGCGTTTGCGCACCTTGCCGGTGACCTTAAGCACGTATTCGTTACGAACTTCCCGGACCACTTCTTCGCTGACGACCAGCTGGACAATCCCGGAGGCATCACGCAAGTCCATGAAAGCTACCCCGCCGTGGTCTCGGCGACGATCCACCCAACCGCAGAGGGTGACGGTCTGACCATCGTGTTTCAGGTTCAATTCCGCACATTTGTGAGTTCGCAGCAACTTATGCCTTCCTTTGAAAGTTAGTCTCAAGTCAATCGGGGTGCGACACCCCGTTCCCATAAGTGGGCTCTCTAAAGTTTAACGCCTATCTGAGCTGAGGGGAAACCCTGGAAGCTGTTCCGTGAACGGGTGAGACGAAAGCTAACGCGATTGGGTGTCTCGCGAACGCATTTCTGAAACCAGTTCGGACAGCTGGGGATACAGATCCAAATTCTGGTTCATTTTGACCAGGAAACCCTGACGGGTCACTTCCTGGATGAGCGAGCGGAATTTGTCGGCACATTCTCTCCCGTAGTTTCGCGCCCCGCAGTGCAGTATCTTGGCTCCCACCAGGCTCCACACCAGG
This region includes:
- the aspS gene encoding aspartate--tRNA ligase, with protein sequence MLRTHKCAELNLKHDGQTVTLCGWVDRRRDHGGVAFMDLRDASGIVQLVVSEEVVREVRNEYVLKVTGKVRKRPEGNENPEIVTGDIEVMADDVEILNSCATLPFQVSEHAEDSNVGEDIRLRYRFVDLRRRQLHDNLVLRSRISQIARRVMEEHEFIEIETPTLTRSTPEGARDFVVPARIRPGSWYALPQSPQLFKQLLMVGGMERYFQLARCYRDEDSRADRQPEFTQLDLEMSFVDQDDVIEVTEHLLKEIWKVIGYDLTTPIPRMPFQEAMDRFGSDKPDLRFGYELVDLTEFFKDTPFKIFQAPYVGAVVMPGGGSQPRRTFDKWQEWAKARGAKGLAYVTLDEQGAAGGPVAKNISDAEKAGLAAATGAQPGDCIFFAAGDKTASQTLLGAARLEIGKRCDLIDEKAWAFTWVVDAPLFKPSGEAVAEGDVALGHSAWTAVHHAFTSPKPECLDTFDTDPGNALAYAYDIVCNGVELGGGSIRIHRRDVQERVFKVMGFSQEEAQARFGFLLDAFKYGAPPHGGLALGWDRIAGMLTGSPSIRDVIAFPKAGDGLDPLTGAPAPITDEQRKETGVDYVPEDDEDAEDAEEAEDSEKTL
- a CDS encoding L-threonylcarbamoyladenylate synthase — protein: MSAKIFELHPENPQTRSLNQIVEIIQDGGIMAYPTDSGYALGCALANGAGLERIRKIRQLDDKHHFTLVCHDFAQLGQLVMVSNSQYRLIKSLTPGPYTFILKGTKEVPRATLNKKKHTVGVRIPAHKVALSLVEALGEAILSCTLLLPGDTEPLSDPVEVIAKLGHLLDIIVDAPIGSDQATTVINMEDDVPVVTREGAGPVDFLQ